The following are encoded in a window of Lagenorhynchus albirostris chromosome 3, mLagAlb1.1, whole genome shotgun sequence genomic DNA:
- the RPL18A gene encoding large ribosomal subunit protein eL20, whose translation MKASGTLREYKVVGRCLPTPKCRTPPLYRMRIFAPNHVVAKSRFWYFVSQLKKMKKSLGEIVYCGQVFEKSPLRVKNFGIWLRYDSRSGTHNMYREYRDLTTAGAVTQCYRDMGARHRARAHSIQIMKVEEIAASKCRRPAVKQFHDSKIKFPLPHRVLRRQHKPRFTTKRPNTFF comes from the exons ATGAAGGCCTCGGGCACG CTTCGAGAATACAAGGTGGTGGGGCGCTGCCTGCCGACCCCCAAGTGCCGCACGCCGCCCCTCTATCGCATGCGGATCTTTGCGCCTAACCATGTTGTTGCCAAGTCCCGCTTCTGGTACTTTGTATCTCAGCTGAAGAAGATGAAGAAGTCTTTAGGGGAAATTGTCTACTGTGGACAG GTGTTCGAAAAATCTCCCCTGCGGGTGAAGAACTTCGGCATCTGGCTGCGCTATGACTCCCGCAGTGGCACCCACAACATGTACCGGGAGTACCGGGACCTGACCACAGCCGGCGCTGTCACCCAGTGCT ACCGAGACATGGGCGCCCGGCACCGTGCCCGGGCTCACTCGATCCAGATCATGAAGGTGGAGGAGATCGCAGCCAGCAAGTGCCGCCGGCCAGCGGTCAAGCAGTTCCAC GACTCCAAGATCAAATTCCCACTGCCCCACCGGGTCCTCCGTCGCCAGCACAAGCCACGCTTCACCACCAAGAGGCCCAACACCTTCTTTTAG